The following are from one region of the Stanieria cyanosphaera PCC 7437 genome:
- a CDS encoding DUF6492 family protein produces MNYYQETTLTTSKSKINSFGIITPSYAPDFQRCQLLCHSIDKFLSPSVNHYIIVDQKDLLLFRQLETANRQVITKESILPWWIKRLPTHKNLWLSFKTLPVRGWLIQQIIKIAVAQQIKEEISVFVDSDVVFVRPFNLNNFIKNNQVRLFRETVGNEVQKNIQYKWHKAASRLLALPDVDDKIPDYIGQIVTWKKSHAIQLCNYLEQIWSKSWVEILANSWHCSEYTLYGIFVDRILKEQSEHYYDSQIISHDYWEPVFLSESQLENFIQQIKPEQIAIMISAKAKISPQSYQPIIEKNFSLTTT; encoded by the coding sequence GTGAACTATTACCAGGAAACAACTTTGACTACATCAAAATCAAAGATAAATAGCTTTGGTATCATAACACCTAGTTATGCACCTGACTTTCAAAGATGCCAACTTTTGTGTCATAGCATTGATAAATTCCTCAGCCCTAGCGTCAATCATTATATTATTGTTGATCAAAAAGATTTATTATTATTTCGCCAATTAGAAACAGCAAATCGACAAGTAATTACTAAAGAATCAATTTTACCTTGGTGGATTAAACGGTTACCCACTCACAAAAACTTATGGCTCAGTTTTAAAACCCTTCCAGTTAGAGGCTGGTTAATTCAACAAATAATTAAAATAGCAGTAGCGCAACAAATTAAAGAAGAAATATCTGTCTTTGTAGATTCAGACGTAGTTTTTGTCCGTCCTTTCAATTTAAACAATTTTATTAAAAATAATCAAGTAAGGCTGTTTCGCGAAACTGTTGGGAATGAAGTACAGAAAAACATCCAATATAAATGGCACAAAGCAGCAAGTCGTTTACTTGCTCTTCCAGATGTAGACGATAAAATTCCTGATTACATCGGTCAAATTGTGACTTGGAAAAAATCTCACGCAATTCAATTATGCAATTATCTTGAACAAATATGGAGCAAAAGCTGGGTAGAAATTTTAGCTAATTCTTGGCACTGTTCTGAATATACTTTATATGGGATTTTTGTAGATCGTATTTTGAAAGAACAATCGGAACATTATTACGATTCTCAAATTATTAGTCATGATTACTGGGAGCCGGTTTTTTTATCGGAATCTCAGTTAGAAAACTTTATTCAACAAATTAAACCAGAACAAATAGCTATTATGATCTCGGCTAAAGCAAAAATATCTCCCCAGTCTTATCAGCCTATAATTGAAAAAAATTTTAGCTTAACAACAACTTAA
- a CDS encoding glycosyltransferase family 2 protein, whose translation MSNPRLVIALAVYNGEKYLSQAIESILNQTFSDFKLLIGDNASTDATPVICQKYAQQDSRITYYRHPKNIGASSNHNFLFQPGDAPYFKWAAHDDVLKPDYLEKCIALLDQNPYLAIAHSLSVEIDANGKQLKTYDYELRLNGVLPRTRFWSILWTNYFNEVFGVMRTQLIKNTNLYGSYVGADRNFTAEMVLQGDVGYVDEYLFLRRHHPQAFTAELLDDASRLKWFDPEAKTPTFLTSVVKFQKYFDSIFQLPLPLSEKIACFKLLLDWAMRRGIRLPFTKDNQFQDKLISKHS comes from the coding sequence ATGTCTAATCCTCGTTTAGTTATTGCTTTAGCTGTGTATAACGGTGAAAAATATCTTAGCCAAGCAATCGAATCTATTTTAAATCAAACTTTTTCCGATTTTAAGCTTTTAATTGGTGATAATGCTTCAACTGATGCCACACCAGTAATTTGTCAAAAATACGCTCAACAAGATTCCCGTATTACTTATTACAGACATCCTAAAAATATTGGTGCTTCTAGTAATCACAATTTTTTATTTCAGCCAGGAGACGCACCCTATTTTAAATGGGCAGCCCACGATGATGTGTTAAAACCAGATTATCTAGAAAAGTGTATTGCATTGCTAGATCAAAATCCCTATCTCGCGATCGCCCATAGCTTATCTGTTGAAATAGACGCTAATGGCAAACAACTAAAAACCTACGACTACGAACTCCGACTTAATGGTGTTCTTCCCAGAACAAGATTTTGGAGTATACTTTGGACAAATTATTTTAATGAAGTATTTGGTGTAATGCGTACCCAACTGATCAAAAATACCAATTTATATGGTAGTTATGTCGGTGCCGACCGCAACTTTACCGCAGAAATGGTTCTTCAAGGAGATGTTGGTTACGTTGACGAATACCTCTTTTTACGCCGTCATCATCCTCAAGCTTTCACTGCTGAATTACTAGATGATGCTTCTCGACTGAAATGGTTTGATCCCGAAGCTAAAACTCCAACCTTCCTAACTTCCGTGGTTAAATTTCAAAAGTATTTTGATTCAATTTTTCAATTACCTCTACCACTTTCGGAAAAAATTGCTTGCTTCAAACTTCTGTTAGACTGGGCAATGCGGAGAGGTATAAGATTACCTTTTACTAAAGATAATCAGTTCCAAGACAAACTTATTTCTAAGCATTCATAG
- a CDS encoding alpha/beta fold hydrolase: MFIPVGFNQNSISTSLGTMVYYTNESNPWHETKNFQQKTLVFLHGLGGGSSAYEWSKVYPAFAADYRILAPDMIGWGRSEHPERNYRVDDYVKTIIEFMEKTCDQPTTVIASALTAAFTIRAAIARPELFKSLILTTAAGLSEFGKNYQDNFFTKIAATPLIDRLLYSTGVSTSFGIRSFLEQRQFARSERIYPEIVEAYLQSAQQPNGEYAALSFVRGDLCFDLTKYITQLTIPTALIWGQKSEYTGPEVGRRLAEMNPQAIRFFYQLDDVGFTPQLELPAVTIGLIRKFLPMLEEKTTLTKL, translated from the coding sequence ATGTTTATACCAGTTGGCTTTAATCAAAACTCAATCTCAACCAGTCTTGGGACGATGGTTTACTACACTAATGAAAGTAATCCTTGGCATGAGACGAAAAATTTTCAGCAAAAAACTTTAGTCTTTTTACACGGTTTAGGTGGTGGTTCTTCTGCTTATGAATGGTCAAAAGTATATCCAGCTTTTGCTGCTGATTATCGTATTCTGGCACCAGACATGATTGGTTGGGGTAGATCCGAACATCCAGAACGTAATTATCGGGTTGATGATTATGTCAAAACTATAATCGAGTTCATGGAAAAAACTTGCGATCAGCCAACTACAGTAATCGCTTCAGCTTTGACTGCTGCCTTTACTATTCGTGCTGCGATCGCTCGTCCAGAACTATTTAAATCTTTAATTCTTACTACCGCAGCAGGATTATCTGAATTTGGCAAAAATTATCAAGACAACTTTTTTACCAAGATAGCTGCTACACCTTTAATCGATAGATTACTTTATAGTACTGGTGTATCTACCAGTTTTGGCATTCGCAGTTTTTTAGAACAACGTCAGTTTGCTCGTTCAGAACGAATTTATCCTGAAATAGTAGAAGCTTATTTACAATCTGCTCAACAACCTAACGGAGAATATGCAGCCCTTTCCTTTGTTCGTGGCGATCTTTGTTTTGATTTAACTAAATATATTACTCAACTCACTATTCCAACTGCTTTAATTTGGGGACAAAAATCTGAATACACAGGACCAGAAGTAGGTCGTCGTTTAGCTGAGATGAATCCTCAAGCAATTCGGTTCTTTTATCAGTTGGATGATGTTGGTTTTACTCCGCAACTAGAACTTCCTGCCGTCACAATTGGACTAATTCGTAAATTCTTACCAATGCTTGAAGAAAAAACAACTTTAACTAAATTATGA